AAGTTGTATCTTGCATTTGAGGGTCATGATGCTGCTTTGTTCTACTTGGGTAAGAGACAAGTTACTGATGATTCATAACCTTTTATTTAGGTTTggttaaaaagaagaaaacagcCCTAAGCTCATAAAGTTTCTGTCATATGACACCTCACATCCTGTCCTCTAATTAGAGAATGTGGGTTATTACAGTGTGAGGACACTTTCACATTATATAATATATGTAATTTACAAGTTGTGTCAAATTAGATTGCACACTTGATTTCATCCCATCTGAAACATAGACAGGGCTTTGTCTGATAAATTCTGGGCTGTAATAAAGAGCTGTTGTTTTGTATTTGGCATCAGTCACAGAGATTACAGCATTTGGTGCACTGAGTACAGTTATTCACTCTGGATATCAGGTCATACGATCATATGATCTACTGTTGCTAATCATAAATATTATGGCAATATTGGGTTTTCAGTGGTATTTTTTTATCTGTTCTTTTTACAGCAAGAATGTTTGTGAAATCCAGGAATTTGCTGCACAAATGATTACACTTTCTGAAATCAAACAAGGCCATAATTATACATAAATGGTCAAAATATACATATCCTCCAGAGATCCAGCAaagaaaaattgatttgtttttttttttgttttgttttaacattaaataggcctaattgccttgattggaaatgacatgatacaacagttttttcaaatacattttttcttatgaaatgtcctttgcactggacaccattttctttttttatttgtctttttttttaagtaaagctgttcAACTCCTGTCCCTTACagtggacaaaaatgtattgctgggtttcaggaggatatatcACACTTACTGTTTAGAAAAACTTGCCTTAGCAACTCTGAATGCTTTTGGTAAACCATCAGCAAACCTCTGGCAGAATAATGGAAGTTTGATCGTCATTGAGAACTGGTAGAGTTCAATCATGTTTGTTGGGGGGGGGTTTTTTTGGCAAAGGTATAGTTTCAATCAGGGGTCAGACTAGGGCTTTGGGAAAACCTTTCCAAAAGATGCACTACCCAAAGAACCTACTGAAAATCCAATATTGTCATGTCCATGATGTGTATGCAAATTTAAATTATGTGTATGatataatggaaaaaaataataataataataatgtgggggaaaaaaaacatttacataaaataaagtaaaagaataaaataagcaacgaaatgaacaaaaacagctacacaaacaaacaaaatcaacaagaattaataataaatcaacaaagtaattagtaacatgaacaaaataagacaaactgaacaaaattaaaaataataataatattaataataaaaccatggagttggatcaatgacagtggatggacacacttaaatTATTTGTCTTGGATGGACATTTTCCAGAGCACACATCATTTTAGTGGtataattttttccagtgttatgTAACATGAAAAGGAAATTAATTTGAGGGGACCAAAGGAAGTCATCATATCTGTCATATCATATCAGAGTCCTGCTTCCCTGATATGAGCAGTAGTTCTTTTATAGTGCCGCTTCACATAATTCCTCTCAGATTTCTGTTGTTTGTGTCATGACCAAACTGGTCAGCATCCTCAAATCTCTTCTGATAACATAATCTGTTCTTACAAAAtgaagtttgtgtgtgtgtttttttctgttgccTCTCAAACAGTTACTGTAAATGTCTAGTGTCTATACTCAGGACTCATATTGTCCTTCACTGACTGTGGTTTTGTCGTACTCCACAGGGACCATGTTGATCCCTACTTTAGCGTTCTGGGGGTCCAAtgctctgctgctgctggtggACACCACCGGTAAACCCTCATTTATCACCCGTTACCGCATCCAGGTGGACAAGAACAACCCGGTGAGTTCCAGTCCGGCATGCACTTTGCCATGGCTGTAGCATTTTTTAACCCCTAATAACTCTCTGCACTTGAACCCTTCATTGAGTAATCATAGCTCAGAGACATCTGTGGCCCCGGGTATTGTGACAAGCAATAAATCCATCTGATCTAACAAGCGTTTTATTGGCTTGACAGCTTCTGAAAGTATGCACAAATGAGAGCATGTTCTGCAGGTAAACATAGGTGTGTTAATCTGTTATTGATAATGGCGCTCGAGTTATATCATACTTGAGTTTGATCGTAGAAATAACCACATGATTGTTGCGTGTTTGTATGTGCATGAACATCTATGCACAAACATGTTTCACCTCCATCCTACTGATATGacgtgtccatctgtccatctgtgcaAAGTCTGCTCTGTGACTGATAAACAGATGGACGCTGGAGAGATAAAGGCCAACCTTACTGATTAGAGGAGATGGAGGCtgctctgttcatttaaatgagTTATCGCATACCCTTAAGCAGAGACTCATTTGTGTGATTAAAATGTCCATAAACTCTCCATAAACAATCTTCAGGTATTCTTTAGACTACATTCCATCCCCTTTTTTATCTTTAAGGTGTGATGTCTAGAATTGGTATGTACTGTGTATAGATAATAGCATGTCTTTTCACAGCAGAGCATATTATTTTTAAAAGACAGAAGAGGAGATGACCTGTGAAGCTGATCACACTTTGCTGAGTCACCGGTGGTTTTCCTATTGACCATCTGGTGACCGAGAGTAACCCTCTGAGCCTGAACCCTAGTGGTCATAAACAGAGCCATAAAGTCTGGGAACAGCACTATGTggacaacacaaaaaaacaaacaaacaaaatgcaaaTGACTTGAGAAAAAGTAGACTGAAGTAATTCATCTGGTTAActggttttactttttttattcatgtaaacGTATTATTTTGCAGAGACTAAGCTACAACTGCACAAATGTTCCGTTTCTAAGGCATGTTTCTGTTAACATAGTCACTGCATTACACCTTTGTGTTTAAAAAATGACCGATCCACCTGGAAGAACGGGTCAAACAAGATACAAAGACGCTGCACACCAGACATAATGAAATGCTTACTCTAAATATACAATGTATGGAACTCCTTTTGTACCaaaaccaaacacacaaaacatgttttCGCATGTCCTGCTGTTCAACAAAGCATGATCACCAGCCTCAGAAACCACATGTCGTACAAGTGCAAAAATAAGTATCttcacctcctgagacccaggaaatgtcaggaaagtacaagttttggcttttttaaaaaaaaataaaataattgcctatattggaaacatcatgatgcaacagtttttttagatgcatttttaaaaattttttatggaatgtcctctgcggtggacaataatttttttttgtttgttttttttgtacaaagctgtgaaactcttgaccacaaatatggacagaaaacccatcgctgggtctgaggaggttaaaaaaatATGTGACTTTAGGCAACATTGTTCTACCATGTCTGCTGAGGATGTCCTCAGTGATGAGTGGTATAAAAATACACACTTTTTCAGTAGAGGCATAGATTCTCAGATAGTTTTATAGagaaaaagtagaagtactgtgTGAACCTCTTTGTTGCAGTAAAAGTGAATATGAAAAGTCTCATAagacaaatgaaatgaataaatgaaaaagttGGCCTTTGAAGAACATTTCTAAGGGCTGTTTATGTGCAAAGTGAATTGAAACTCACATAATAAGActtaaaatactaaaaataataataaaaaaaaaatacagacttaAAATAGTGAACATCAACTTCATCCCAATGTGCCAATGAAATATTAATGCCAGCACTACTTGAAGCATCAAAACCCTTCCCTTTACCAACTGtttatcattttttaaatgtaatttttgttttctgtattgaTGCTGGGAAGATCTGCAGTTATGCAAATACACATGAACGTTAATTCTGATCAAATGTATTCAATTTTACACAATTAGTCTCTCTTGAAAATGCATGAGGTGACGGGTACTGATGTGTGTATCAACAAACAGGTAGGAAAAGTAAATTGTtaccagaaacacacacattcctGCTATTACTATTACAACGGTATTTGTGCAGTGATTCCCTCACAACAGGAGGTGGTGCTGCAACTCAATTAAAAATTGAGGCAAAAATtacgttttattttatttcttaacttgttattattaattatttccagatctttgtcaattttttttcttttacttgtaAGAAAgatgaaacatcagaaaatgtgTTGCACTGGTTTAATAGTTATTTGTGAACGTGGTTTTGTATTTCCAAAGTGTGTTTGTTCATGAATCACAGACCATTTGTTAAAACTTGCTCTCTTTGTTATATCCACATATTTACATGTACGACCGGACAAATGCACATTTCCTTCACAAACATGTACTTTGGTAAGATAAGTGTAGTTACAAAAGCAGTCTGTAACTGTGCAAAGGTTCATCTGTTCATACATGTGCCCAcacgtgcacacaaacacacagaggtcaTGAACTCGTACAGGTACAACAACACAGTTTATGGATTAAGCTGAATATTTGACTGATACGCAGGGGAAAATGCATCTTTGTGTCATCACTATTTTATACAGTTGTGTGATGCAGTTCCTCTgtgcaagtataataaaaatgagcctggaagaaatgattaatactacaactacttaaatgaataaataaatgaatgtgtagttccaaacaaacaaataaataaataaaaaaacacaattacaacagcaatttgtaagtaagtaaagttaatttataaagcacttttcacaatAAAAATCGCAAAGtgttgtacataaaatgggtgcaataaaacatcataggaatttgaaaaatatttacTAGATAAATATTATCAGTATGATAGGGCAAAGAAATAGGCATAAAtaagtgcaaaaatattgtgtGCAATTATaattatgttgttttatggtggaacgtaattataattatgtggttataagtacaataaaaatcaaaatgcaaTTCAAAAGCTGTAATGTAgtattgaacattttaacaaaactaacatttaacttcctaagacccaggaaatgtcagcaaagtacaagcttttttgtttttcattaaataagcacctatattggaaacatcttgatacatcagttttttcagatgcagtttttaaagtttttctggaatgtcctttgtggtgggcaattttcttttctgttttttggtataaagttgtgaaactcaacAACTCacgcaaatgtggacagtgggtcttaggaggttacgAGTTaatatgttgttatttttgttgtattttctgttaCTTGTCCACATGATCATGTCCAACAGTGATTGTTTTCATAACTTCATCTCACATCCGGTTCTGTACCCAGGTGGATCCAGCCAAGCTCCGTCATGCACTGAAGACGGTCCTCTTCAACCAGGTCTTCATCTCGGGCCCCATGGTGGTGGTCGCTTACTACATAATGAGCTGGAGAGGAACCCCCTGTGGACCCGAGCTGCCCACCTTCCACTGGGGCCTGACAGAGCTCGCCATCTTCGGCATCTTGGAAGAAATCCTGTTTTACTACTCACACAGGTACAGCTGACACCATGGGCTCAGGTGTCCTGTTTGACCCAGAGGTTGTAGTGTGTGGTGctgcttttcttttctctctccgtTTTCCTCTAACGTCAGACAGTTGAGgcagacacccccccaccccctacccaAAAACCTGTTCTATCAGAGCTTTTTCCCTTCtgtgaaagaatttttttttttgctcctggacATATTGTTGGGGTGTCTCCTCTGTGCAGTATTTTTAACTCCTTGATGTGTATTTCTGAAGAGACAATCGTGTATTGTGAATGGAGGTACTGTATACAAGTAAAACTGAAGTGAAGTGAACAGCGCAAGCCTGGATCAGCTGAGGATACAATAAATCAGAGGATTTCCCagcacaacacaaaaaacacaattacaagAATTACTGAGAGAAAATGAAGTATGTATAAGgaaagttaaaacaaaaaaagatgaagtTTAAGTACAAATGTAAGCAATATTGAAAGTAATGTTAAACTATGCAGATGTTAAAGGATGGACATGCAGCAGTCATGCTGCCTTCACGTACTATaagaattatggtaaatactagtttcAAACCTGAAAATTGCCCATGAATGCCCCCTCGcatcgtattttccactggagaactgggaaaaaatttgTATACAGGAGCtactgagatgaaaataacctttgaacttttcaacatgatgGAGAGCAACAAGAGATTCATCAAGAATtctaaacaatgcttttattaacattctgctgctgttagatgATTTAGCACATTCATAGTATACGCACTTTTAATGTGATCTCTGGTTCCACTTAGCACTGTATTAAAAATGCCATTATTGTTTGGTTGTACCTACCCAGAGATTAATGACCTATAAAATATACAGTTTACTTACCGTTTGAGTTTTGATGCATCCTCTTcctgctgtagcagatgaattgaACATCAAATGAACATCAaaaacacttgaacacaacacactcgaAATTTGGAATTTACAAGTGGTTGCTACTGGCGACCGAAATCATCTACtggtgtaaactgtttaataattgttgatccattaatcctatcaatatatgtaaataattggtgtaaaatatagtttgtcatcttttcatggtcatcagatatgacccatgtgaacattcagaggctccgtagttactgtggaaacaccatcatctactacaacactgattcaccagttaaatgCATGGAgtttggacacactgggtttacatttagttcatgatagattttactgaaaaagtcactttttcttcagttttttgttttgataaaatagcctttaaatttactctcagcttttatgaacatctacatgattagtgatttaaatatagggaaatacctgattttcacagaaaaacaatgcaaaattacagaagataattttataataaatggtgataagtcgcttaagaaaggttaaatagagaaattcATTTAGGAGCTATTGCGgtagtaccactgggtctttgtgggttaaagcagGTCAGCTGTGGGCCTTTATTGGTACACTACTGCCATCTGGTGGTAGTACTGAAAAGTGCTTACAGGAAACTTGCAGCCTGCTTGTTTCTACTTTTTTCCCAGACTGTTCCACCACCCGAGCCTCTACAAGCATTTCCACAAACAGCACCATGAGTGGACGGCCCCCATCGGAGTGGTGTCCATCTACGCTCATCCTCTGGAGCATGTGGTGAGTACACTTACCTGTCATTTTTCCTTCAGTGTCGAATGATCTCTGAAGGTTGTACAAGCGTGAACCTTGTTTTGTGTCCTCCTGTGCTCCTCTGCTGTCAGATCTCCAACATGCTGCCTGTGGTGATTGGCCCCGTGCTCCTGGGCTCCCACGTGTCCACCACCTGCATGTGGTACTGCCTGGCTCTGGTCAGCACCACCATCTCCCACTGTGGATACCACCTGCCCTTCCTGCCCTCCCCAGAGTTCCATGACTTCCACCACCTCAGGTGAGTCCGGCTCCTTCACCTGTTCATCAACATCAGTTCAGACCAAAGGAACAACACAGTggctgctattattattattattattataattatgcaCCACAAATTCCATCCAtctgagtttgttttttgtttttttttaatatttggaaaACATTGACAGTTAAGACTTGGGCTGATTAATGTTTGTATTGGTTTGACTAAAATATCCAAAAAGGACAGTAACTTAGTTTAATGtagttaattttaatttaatttaaaattctaAATTAATCCCTGACttggcagggtatcagtgagcacgAGGGCCCAAGTGTTGTGCAGCGGGGGGATATTGGTAAACTCCacctactttttcagttgtttcACACAGTTTTCATCCAAACTGGTGGAGGTGGAGCTCTGCAGATACACACTGATGTAGCCTATGAACAAAAGTTAGGTTTCACTACTTATTGACAAAAGTTATTTGACAGAGTATAGACAGAGAGTTTAGAGCGTGAAGGTGAAACTGATGCTTTTCAGAAGCACTTTCAgtccaaaatgatgaaaaaaacagCTCTGTTGTGATGTAATGATTTCTTAGCTTGACAACCTAAGTTCTCAGTCATAGTGGTCGTAGGTATTCTGTCTTTTGCTTTTAGTATCACCGGGTATACAGTGTACACTTCACATTGATGTCTCTCAACCTTTTCTGTCAGCTGGGTGCCATTAATAGCCCCTTTAGCTGTCCAGTAAATACTGTTCATATGGACTGGATGTGGAATGGGTTTACCACTACCTTTAGTCCACTATTTCTGCTTTTCATTCATCCATGTACTATTTATTATTCATGTGAGCTTATGTCAGAACACTCAGTCAGTTAAACAATTTCAACAGCCTCATCATTGATTTTGGTATTTACAGGTTCAGGGTGGTGACGTCTAAAATCAGTGGATCACAAACTTCACAGTTTGTAGTAAAGATAATATAACATCTACTGCAGTGGTgtcctttttggatttttttattttttttttaaagattttgacATGTCCATTGATGGACACCCTTACCCTTGTAAAATTATCAAATAAACTGACAATCATTGTATGTGTGAATTGTGGCACAGTTCGAAAAGGACCAAAAATGGTCTCTTTCCATTGACCTCCATGATCTATTTTTTGGCAGAAGCTGTTTAATGAACACTTAAACATTTTGCTATTTCCTTACAAAATTGTCTGCAGTGGAAGTTTAATCCTAAAAAGAGTTAAATGAATGAACTGTAATAGAATTTGAACAGTCTAGTAGTTAAACTCTTTCAAGTTTATCAGTTACTTCACTACATTCCATCTTTGGCTGCTAACTAGTAGGAATCCACTCTGACCATGTGGCCTTGAAAAGGTTTCAACAAATGTCCTCTGTCTACAGAGACGGTACAGTGAGATTCTGTGTTTGACTTCCTGTCTCCTAAATGGAAATGGTCAGAAGGGTTGAAGACACTGCGTGGATGAAAGTAGATTAAAAAgccttaaaaataaaataataatacactgatatCACGCTAAAGTACTATTTGTTACCTGAAAAATCTAATTATCACTTGTTGCTCAGAGACAGGATGTAAACACTGCCCTCTGTTTCCTGATCTGTGTCAAGTAAAAATGTTATTAACAGCAGACTGTTTAGAAGTTATGTGGCTTGTAAAACAACAGGTCCTGTTGGATTTACAGACAGAATAAAGTCTAAATCTAGATACGATTTTGGTTTTGACTGACTCATGTTGACTGTCAGCTCATTTACCAGATCTCTCCGATAGTTCGTAATTTTAGTTCACTGTCCTCAACGTCTTGTAACCACAGAATTATtaatacacacaacaatatttctGCACACTTATTTATTTGTGTGCTCTCACGTATCTGATGTCCACTCTGTGGTTTGTCACACTCATCTTTCAGCTTTTTTAACTCTTTGTGAGTAAACCTTCTTGTTTTCCTCCACATCTGGCCTCACATGTTCTTCTGTGTTCCAGGTTTAACCAGTGTTTCGGGGTTTTGGGTGTTCTGGATAGGCTGCACGGCACTGACACTAAATTCCGACAGACGAAGCAGTATGAGCGCCACACGCTGCTCACCAGCCTCACCCCGCTGATGGAGAGCATCCCCGACACACCCAAGAAAGGCCAGTGAGGACCGCTGACGACCGCTTCCATACAACTGACTAAATGTTCTAATTAATCTTAAATACAGATTTTAATTAAGACAATCCTGAAAACCTAAAATGACAAATGTTTTCTTGCACTTTGACAGACCTGCAGGTTAGTGTCCGCTCTAGCATCATGTCGTCACAGATAGCTCAGATAGCAGCGGGGTGTTGATCCAATAGGTCGTTTACATTTTCCACCAAACATCCTCTGATCAGGACTTGATGAAAAGTGTTGGTTTTGAACCAGGCCTTCAGACAGACACGGCACTCATATCATGAACTTGTTCATCCTATCACTTCTGTCCTTTTGACGTGGTTCAAACCAAACTAGTAGGAAGCAGAGCAGTCTGACTAAACCACTCCAACCATGATCAGTGAGAACCAGCCTGAGGAATAAACAGAAGGCCAGGGTTTATACGAAGACAGCCACGAGGCTTTTATTATGTTTCACTCTGGAAAACACAAAGATGATCATTTCATTATAAACAGGTTAAAACAATAGTCCCTCTGTCTGAAAAGTCATCTCGTGTCCTACATTACATAGTAATTTCTGTATTACAAACATGTCAACAGTGTATTAAGCCGTACAAACTAATCTTGTACAATCAGTGATTTTTTAAACTAATATTCTAGGCACTAGATACTGTAAGACTTAAAGCTCAGAGGTCCAGATTCACCCTCCTTCACTTTCTGCTCTGAATAAACAGAACCTACTTTGACTAAATGTCTGTACATTTGCACTTTGACCACACAAACACTTACATGAATGTTGAATGTGT
The Sphaeramia orbicularis chromosome 14, fSphaOr1.1, whole genome shotgun sequence DNA segment above includes these coding regions:
- the faxdc2 gene encoding fatty acid hydroxylase domain-containing protein 2 codes for the protein MTVDAHTSNMRGGTSAGSSTQEGPGGLWDSVKKATFVIGSGILFLAAFGNSLTWHLQKFWGASGDFWQNLWTKLYLAFEGHDAALFYLGTMLIPTLAFWGSNALLLLVDTTGKPSFITRYRIQVDKNNPVDPAKLRHALKTVLFNQVFISGPMVVVAYYIMSWRGTPCGPELPTFHWGLTELAIFGILEEILFYYSHRLFHHPSLYKHFHKQHHEWTAPIGVVSIYAHPLEHVISNMLPVVIGPVLLGSHVSTTCMWYCLALVSTTISHCGYHLPFLPSPEFHDFHHLRFNQCFGVLGVLDRLHGTDTKFRQTKQYERHTLLTSLTPLMESIPDTPKKGQ